Below is a genomic region from Arcanobacterium haemolyticum DSM 20595.
CATCTTCATAGTAGATCGCTTCGGTTGGACACACGGGTTCGCATGCTCCACAATCCACGCATTCATCTGGGTGAATGTAGAGTGTTCGTTCACCTTCATAGATGCAATCTACTGGGCATTCATCAACACATGCCCGATCTTTCACATCCACGCATGGCAACGCGATAACGTACGTCATGGATTCCTCTTTCTCTTCTTTACGCTGTTTCCATTATCTTCCTGTAACGCGCTCAAGCGCTACTTGGCGTAATTACGCTACTCATGAGGTTCTTTATGAGGACACGTTACCGCATGGATAGGATCGTAGTGAACAGTGTGGCGAGAATCTTCAACGGGTTTGCCCTGTAGAGTCACGGTACGGCCCACGTCTACAGAGAAGCCATCTTTTGTATATGACGACGGCGAACAATCCGGCGCCGGATTTTCTTTCGTTTCTGCCTTCACATAACCGTACGGCTGGCCCTGGTGAACCTCCACGTTAAAATGCTTAGTTGACCACAATTTGGTGGTGAGTTTTCCGCCAGATACAAACGATTGAATCATCACGCCGTATGGGGTGGTGTTCTTCCATTTCACGAAGATTTTATCGTACCAAATTGTAGATTCGAGTCCCATTGGGTAGCGATCGTAGTACACGCTGTGAGGCGTGTGGGCCAGATCTTCTAGGCCAGCCCGGTAGCCAACATTAAACACGTTGGTAGCGAGTTGCGATAGGCCGCCGCCCAGCGCCTTCGAAGAGAACCCGTTAACGAACACTCCCGAAGCGCGGAACCCGCGTGATTCTTCCAGTGGG
It encodes:
- the fdxA gene encoding ferredoxin; translated protein: MTYVIALPCVDVKDRACVDECPVDCIYEGERTLYIHPDECVDCGACEPVCPTEAIYYEDDLPEEWSEYHRANVEFFDDLGSPGGATKLGPIAKDHPLIAELPQGIND